The sequence CGAAAATCACAGTGTTGCTATTAGGCACCATATAATCAACACCGGGCTGCAAAGCAAAACTGACTTTATTACCCACGGGAGAAGGTGTATCCCCACCAGCTAAAACTAATCCAGCTCCTAGATAAGCATCAGTCTGCCAGTTAAGAGGAACATCGTAAGAAACCATTGGTACAACCGCCGTGTTTTCACCAATTAAAGCCTGGGTACGAAAAGATATGGGTGTTTCTAATAGCTTGTAACGGACTGCAAGAACTCCACCAACTTGAGCGCCATCGGAAATACCAACAGTCGGACCGACACCAACATAACTACCGTATGCGACTTGAGCTTGCGCGGGTTTTGTCGATAAAGCCAAACTCAAACTCGAACTAATTAAAGCTGTGGAAGCCAAATACTTAAGACATTTCATTTTCCAACCCCCAAACAATTTTAGATTTTAGGTTTTGCGTAAAATTAGAGGGAAGATGTTCTTCTTCAAAACTTTTTTCAGAAAGATTTTGGATTTATGGAAAAACATCTAGCACTTAGGAGTTAAGAATAAGGAGTTAGTAGTTGAAAATTATCTCCCCATCTCCTTGTCTCCCTATTTACTATTTTTACTACGGACAATACTTGTTATGAAAACCTCCTTGAGTACAAATATAAGCTTTTTGATTATCATCTAAATTTTTAACTTGACTAAAATCAACTCCTCTAACAACAGCAGACTGAATTCCAGTTGTTGGAGTATCTACAAACTTGTCTGCTGGATTTTGCTGTCTTGCAGAGAGTATTGTTCCTTGAAAATCTGCTCCTGCTAAATTTGCACCCCGCAAATCGGCAAGACTAAGGTCTGCATTTCGTAAGTTAACGTTTTGTAAATTCGTAGAGCGTAAAATGGCACCAGTCAGTCTTGCCGCACTTAGATTAGCATTACTTAAATTGGCGCGGTCAAGATAAGCTGAAGACAAGTCGGCTCCTTGCCACTCAGTTTTGATTAAATTAGCGTTAGACAACTGCGTTCCGATGGCAACAACACGACCCAAACGAGCGCCGTATAAATCAGCATCGTTTAATCTAGCTTCACCTAAGTCTGCTCCTGTTAAACTTGCATTCTCTAAAACAGCATTGCGTAAATCCGCTTTTGCTAGGCTAGCGCTACTAAGGTTAGCCCCAACCAAACGTGCAGCAGATAAGTTTGCTTTATTCAAGTTTGAACGGCTTAAATTGGTACGAACCATTAAAACTCGACTAAGATTCGCACCGCTTAAATTAGCTTGTTTTAGCTGGGCTTGACTTAAATTGGCAATCCAGTCATCATAGGTGTCCCAACGACCATCTTTACCGGGTCCGCGAAAACGACTACCGGTAAAACTGGCTTTATCCAAATTTGCGTACTTGAAATCAATTCCCCATAAATCAACTTTGTCTAATGCCAAGTTAAAACCAGAATTTTTTGCTTCTCCGTTTTGAGATAGTTGGATGCGGCTTAAATCAATACCATTTGTTTTACCGTTATAAACAAATAGAATTTTATTAATTGCCTGTTGGTTTGCATACAAACTTTTTTCTCGTAATTCTCGTTCTCTGGTTTTATTGCTAGGTAAAGAATCCAACTCTCGCTCTAATAACAGATTCATTCTTTTAAGCTCTGGAATAGCTTGAGTCCCAATACTTACCAAAGCTTGCTGGATACTTTGTACTAAACTGGGGTCGTTTTCTTTCACCAACAAACCAACGAGAAATTTGGTAGCTTGCGAATCTTTTAAAGTTCCTAAAGCTACAATTGTATTCTGCTTATTGACTCTAGAATTGCCATAATACTGTTTTTCGAGTGTTAAAAACTGTCTGCTATTACTTTGCTGTATGGCTTTTTGATTTTCTTGAGTTTGAATATAAATTTGAGTGCCAACTAAAGTTATTAATACACCAGCCATACTTAATAGTGCGACTCCAAGCAAAGTCAGGCTGGGGTTTTGCCGCATCCAAACCCATAAATTATCCTTTTTCTGGTTTTGGGGTGTTACAACAATTGATTCTATCTCTGCTTCTTCGTCTCCCTGCGCCCACATAGATTTATTCTTTCTACGTAAAAGCGCGGGATCGAAAGGAATGGTGGCATCAACCGTGTAAGTTCCTGCAACTCGATCGTGGATCGAGCGACCTTGACGCAACATCGGGAAACCCATTGCTTCAGCAAGGGACATTAACAATGCCAATAGTGCGAAAATACCAAGATTTGGGAACAATAAAGTGTAACGCCACAACATATAAGCTGCGGAAATAGGAAGAGCCAGACGACTTCCTTCCCTTAGCAAAACAGCCCTAAAACCGGGTGGTTGATTTTTGTTTTGGACTACTTTAATTCCAAACAAACGCTTAGGAGTAGTACTGCCGGTTTTAGCCAATAAATACCATTGCCAGCTGCTGAGTGACAGAGGAGCTAATATTGCGATTGTCCATAAGAAATTAGTGGACCATGCGACATTGCGAGTACCATAACTGACGGGTAAAGCCAAAGGATAAGCAATTGTTCTTTCTGCTGCTACCAGTACTGGATTAAGCGGTACGCGCTCCATATTAGTTTTAGTATTTGCATATGCGCCAATACCAAAAGGTACCAAACCGCTGACGGCACAAAGCGTAATCTCTGCGACCCAAGCCGCAACTCGCCGCGAAGAAAGCGAAAGCGGATTAGTTTTTCGAGTTTGTTTTGGTTGGGCCAATTTATTGCTACTTCTCCTTACCGTTGGAGTTGCCATTTAACACCGTTCCTATAAGTTGATTTTTACGCAAAAATATAGCGTAGGGTAGAAATAAATTATTCTTTTATTTGAGAACTGTTACCAGCCACGAAAAAATTGTATCCAAGGTACACTAATCCTGCTAGCAATGCCATACTTATAATAGAAGCAATCAGTTTTAGCGCTGCCTGTAAGATCGCAAAACCGAGCAATAATACTACTATCACAACTATCACTTTGGCTATCGCTGGCAAGTAGTAAAACCAGTTAATGGTTTGCATTAAGTAAAAAATGATGCTTCTTTGGTTTAGTTTATAAGTTGTTAATATTGGCAAAGGAGCAAGTTCTTTTGATTCGGAATTAATTTGAGTAACTAGCTTATAGAGGCGATACTCGTTCAAATTTTCTTGTTTTTGAGGGTTCATGAATGTTTTCTACCTCAGCTAGGAAATTTATATGACAACAAATAAATATATAGACTGCAATTGGCAGTTATGTATGTGATTTTATCTAACAAAACTGTGTATAAGGCAACTATAGTTTACCTGATTTAATCTTTTGATACAGTATGAGATAAAGAAAATAATTCAAGATTGGATATATACAAATAAATATGTAGTCACAAGATAAATCGAAAATATGCGGATTAACGATTTTGTAACTGAAGATAAGTTTGTGCTTATTAAATATTAATTATTTAAATACGCTTGTATAAAATTACAAAAGCATTATTGAAAAAATGAAAACTTCTACTTTTATTAAATTTGCTCCAATAGTTTTGGCATTAAGCTTAATTTTCACCAGCTTTCAAATGGCTAAAGCTGAGGTTATACAAATTGAACGCGATTTTCAACCAGATCCCCTAACTCTTAGCGGTACATCTGGAGGGTTTGAAAAAAGTAATTGTGGCAACATTGGCACAACCCCCAGCCAGGTTATAGAAGTTGCAGAATCACTACCTTACCTACGCTTGACAGTAGAAAGCAAGGGAAAGCCAACATTATTGATTGACGGTCCAGAAGGTCGTTTTTGCGTATTAGGGGATAGTTATTCTCAAGATAAGCCAGAAATTTCTGGATATTGGCAGGCAGGAAAGTATTCTTTGTACATAGGCGATTTGTCTAAGCAGCAGCATTCCTACACCCTCTTAATATCCCAACAGAAGATGCCACAAAAATAGTTAAATGTCAAGAAACAAAGGTTTTAGATCCTTATTTGACAAAGCAATGGATGTTATACCTGTAATTTGAATTTGCCAATCATTGAGAGAGATTCTACTCTTCAAGTGATTTTGCAGGTACTTCTACTGCTGTCACGTCAATAGTTCCTTCTGGAGTGAAGCGTTGGAGAGTCCGATTTTGTATAAGCAATTTTTCGCCACAGCTAGGACATTGTAGCTGAGTATTGTTCAAGCCCGTAATTTGTGCAGAGCAAACCGGACAGTTATCGACAATCAAACTACGTTGTAACCACCAACGAAACCCGAAAAAAGCCACAATAGGTGCTATAAACAGTAATCCAAGAATAATTAATAACGAATTAACTAACCAACCCAAGCCGAACGTACCCAGCAACCAAACAATTGCGAATAGGGTAAGCCAAGGACGTAGATGAGATAAATTTGATTGAAAGGTTTTAAAGCTCATTTTTAAATAATCCAAGTCTCCTTCTAGGATAGCGAGTTTATCTTACAGTCAAGCTAAGTCCTTGAAATAAAATATTAAAAAATTATACAAACGAAAAAGGTTAAGAATCGAAAGATGGTGGATAGAGAGACAAAGGAGGCAAGTCTACTAAAAGAAAAGAATTTCTAGCCCCCAATTCAAGGCTCCCAACTCCTAACTTTTTTT comes from Rivularia sp. PCC 7116 and encodes:
- a CDS encoding pentapeptide repeat-containing protein; translated protein: MATPTVRRSSNKLAQPKQTRKTNPLSLSSRRVAAWVAEITLCAVSGLVPFGIGAYANTKTNMERVPLNPVLVAAERTIAYPLALPVSYGTRNVAWSTNFLWTIAILAPLSLSSWQWYLLAKTGSTTPKRLFGIKVVQNKNQPPGFRAVLLREGSRLALPISAAYMLWRYTLLFPNLGIFALLALLMSLAEAMGFPMLRQGRSIHDRVAGTYTVDATIPFDPALLRRKNKSMWAQGDEEAEIESIVVTPQNQKKDNLWVWMRQNPSLTLLGVALLSMAGVLITLVGTQIYIQTQENQKAIQQSNSRQFLTLEKQYYGNSRVNKQNTIVALGTLKDSQATKFLVGLLVKENDPSLVQSIQQALVSIGTQAIPELKRMNLLLERELDSLPSNKTRERELREKSLYANQQAINKILFVYNGKTNGIDLSRIQLSQNGEAKNSGFNLALDKVDLWGIDFKYANLDKASFTGSRFRGPGKDGRWDTYDDWIANLSQAQLKQANLSGANLSRVLMVRTNLSRSNLNKANLSAARLVGANLSSASLAKADLRNAVLENASLTGADLGEARLNDADLYGARLGRVVAIGTQLSNANLIKTEWQGADLSSAYLDRANLSNANLSAARLTGAILRSTNLQNVNLRNADLSLADLRGANLAGADFQGTILSARQQNPADKFVDTPTTGIQSAVVRGVDFSQVKNLDDNQKAYICTQGGFHNKYCP